The following coding sequences are from one Prochlorococcus sp. MIT 0604 window:
- a CDS encoding helix-turn-helix domain-containing protein, translating to MKPKSLHLEAYTISETAKRLGYKSTKTIYRLLKRDLLEDYVYLERSGRVYLVLEPQNLPSLGEKIRTNIQFKKSNVIKKGAKPLFFNNSV from the coding sequence ATGAAACCAAAATCATTGCATTTGGAAGCTTATACGATTTCCGAAACAGCTAAAAGACTAGGCTATAAAAGCACTAAAACAATCTATCGACTTCTCAAAAGAGATTTATTAGAAGACTATGTTTATCTAGAAAGATCAGGAAGAGTTTATTTAGTATTAGAGCCGCAAAATCTTCCATCTTTAGGGGAAAAAATTAGAACAAATATTCAGTTTAAAAAATCTAATGTCATTAAAAAAGGGGCTAAGCCCCTTTTTTTTAATAATTCGGTTTAA
- a CDS encoding GtrA family protein, with the protein MYKFFKRNNKQIFRFLVSGAIASSFNFISYRAFYLIFKNILFASIFGYCVGILVSFVFAKCWVFKNSSRQPLLKSFSLFILIYFLGGIEMSLVIVFIERIIENYKIAWVFGACIGSLNNFLGSKYFSFKK; encoded by the coding sequence TTGTATAAATTTTTTAAAAGAAACAACAAACAAATATTTAGATTTTTAGTATCTGGAGCAATTGCATCAAGTTTTAATTTTATCTCTTATAGAGCTTTTTATCTGATTTTTAAAAATATATTATTTGCCTCTATATTTGGATATTGCGTAGGAATACTAGTATCATTTGTTTTTGCAAAATGTTGGGTTTTCAAAAATAGTTCTAGACAACCTTTATTAAAATCTTTTTCTCTATTTATTTTAATTTATTTTTTGGGAGGAATAGAAATGTCTTTAGTAATAGTATTTATTGAAAGGATAATAGAAAACTATAAAATTGCTTGGGTGTTTGGAGCTTGCATTGGATCTTTGAATAACTTCTTGGGATCTAAATACTTTTCATTCAAGAAATAA
- a CDS encoding GTP 3',8-cyclase MoaA has product MGLKQLEDNRKRKLKVLRLSLKQNCNFSCIYCKPENYSLDVLNIEQFKKLILVSCRLGVNSLRITGGEPLLSSQLDELLHEIKLQRLEESNPIANLQDISLTTNGYLLSEKKAIELFKNGLDRITVSLDAIDPDIFSNMIGEENKIIGKEKLFTVLEGIDHAINAGFNPKEGKLKINAVIKKEINDNQIFELVDFAKKRSIEIRFIEYMDVGTSNNWKPSDVFFSEKIISLLKKKYRLKDYGRKEGQTANRWYISDSKSFISTISSVSNPFCSDCNRLRITSDGYAYTCLFSSEGINLNPWLSLPINLHELENKIKSIWEAREDNYSEDRFKKLEKTTDKNQKIHPSMSYLGG; this is encoded by the coding sequence ATGGGACTTAAGCAATTGGAGGATAATAGAAAAAGAAAGTTAAAAGTTTTAAGGTTATCTCTTAAACAAAATTGCAATTTTTCATGCATTTACTGTAAGCCAGAAAATTATAGTTTAGATGTATTAAATATTGAACAATTTAAAAAATTAATTTTGGTCAGTTGTCGATTAGGGGTAAATTCTTTAAGAATTACTGGAGGTGAACCTTTATTAAGTTCTCAATTAGATGAACTTCTTCATGAAATTAAATTGCAAAGGTTAGAAGAATCAAATCCAATAGCAAATTTACAGGATATTTCTTTAACTACAAATGGATATTTGCTCTCTGAGAAAAAAGCTATTGAGCTTTTTAAAAATGGGTTAGACCGTATAACAGTAAGTTTAGACGCAATTGATCCTGATATTTTTTCAAACATGATTGGAGAGGAAAATAAAATTATTGGTAAAGAAAAATTATTTACTGTCCTTGAAGGAATAGATCATGCAATTAATGCTGGATTTAATCCAAAGGAGGGGAAATTAAAAATAAATGCAGTCATTAAAAAAGAGATAAATGATAATCAAATTTTTGAATTAGTTGATTTTGCAAAAAAAAGGTCTATAGAAATTCGCTTTATTGAATATATGGACGTAGGCACATCTAATAATTGGAAGCCATCAGATGTTTTTTTCTCTGAAAAAATTATTAGTTTATTAAAGAAGAAATATCGATTAAAAGACTACGGAAGAAAGGAAGGGCAAACAGCCAATAGATGGTACATCAGTGATTCAAAAAGTTTTATAAGTACAATCTCTTCAGTAAGTAATCCTTTTTGTTCAGATTGTAATAGGTTGAGGATAACTAGCGATGGTTATGCTTACACGTGTCTTTTTTCTAGTGAAGGTATAAATCTAAACCCATGGTTATCTCTACCAATTAATCTCCATGAACTGGAAAATAAAATCAAGAGCATTTGGGAAGCGAGAGAAGATAACTATAGTGAAGATAGATTTAAAAAATTAGAAAAAACAACTGACAAAAATCAAAAAATTCATCCATCAATGTCATATCTTGGGGGATAA
- a CDS encoding glycosyltransferase family 2 protein codes for MKSFNTWNLTNNQLHELFKDKNKFISIRVRGNTWEPITRWLRLDSRIFKETTNRPRITLCDIESLAEIYNYRSIRWKAKKLTPLPTKLIPKKLKNIFRKLPLIKHLAYELEITFYKYIENNSEQLISIIIPARNEEGNRELFIQALNKFKQISNKIEIIFVEGNSLDNTYSLLEDLKANFSDSFKIFLLKQSGKGKKNAVVEGCNISSGETLAIVDSDFTVDIDDSIAAIMESKKNENILINCSRTTFPMEKNAMRWANYIGNRCFAIFISILINKPISDSLCGTKVFSRKFFNLMKKNGSWDSKSDPFGDFTIIFEAAKNDIKILNYPVRYYARKSGAPNISRWVDGLKLLKVCLIYLVSDI; via the coding sequence ATGAAGTCATTCAATACTTGGAATTTAACAAATAATCAACTACATGAATTATTCAAGGATAAAAATAAATTTATCTCGATAAGAGTTAGAGGTAACACTTGGGAACCAATAACAAGATGGCTAAGATTAGATTCTAGAATTTTCAAAGAGACCACAAATAGACCAAGAATTACATTATGTGATATCGAGTCTTTAGCAGAGATTTATAACTATAGATCCATCAGATGGAAAGCAAAAAAATTAACTCCTTTACCAACTAAATTAATCCCCAAAAAATTAAAAAATATTTTCCGTAAATTACCTTTAATAAAACATTTGGCTTATGAGCTAGAAATAACCTTTTATAAATATATAGAAAATAATTCTGAGCAATTAATTTCTATAATTATTCCGGCAAGAAATGAAGAGGGGAATAGGGAACTTTTCATACAAGCCCTTAATAAATTCAAACAAATATCCAATAAAATTGAAATTATTTTTGTAGAGGGTAATAGCCTTGATAATACCTACTCTTTACTAGAAGACTTAAAAGCAAATTTCTCTGATTCTTTCAAAATTTTTCTTTTAAAACAAAGTGGTAAAGGAAAGAAGAATGCTGTTGTTGAGGGTTGCAATATTTCTTCAGGAGAAACACTGGCAATAGTGGATAGTGATTTTACCGTTGATATTGATGACAGTATTGCTGCAATAATGGAGTCGAAGAAAAATGAAAATATACTAATTAATTGTTCTCGTACAACTTTTCCCATGGAAAAAAATGCAATGCGATGGGCAAATTATATTGGTAATAGGTGTTTTGCAATTTTCATATCAATCCTTATTAATAAACCAATATCTGATTCACTTTGTGGAACAAAAGTATTTTCGAGGAAATTTTTTAATCTTATGAAGAAAAATGGAAGTTGGGATTCCAAATCTGATCCATTTGGCGATTTCACAATTATCTTCGAAGCAGCCAAAAACGACATAAAAATTCTTAATTATCCAGTGAGGTACTATGCCAGAAAGTCAGGGGCTCCAAATATATCAAGATGGGTTGATGGATTGAAGCTGCTTAAAGTATGTCTAATTTACTTAGTTTCAGATATTTAA
- a CDS encoding molybdopterin oxidoreductase family protein has protein sequence MNFTKSQCPYCGVGCGLKMKPKSSVSDDKWLVSGDRDSPSTQGKLCVKGATVCETLKDGRLKVPLYRENLNKEFKEISWDESYEILKENILSSIKNYGPDSIAMYGSGQFHTEDYYVAQKLLKGAIGTNNFDANSRLCMSSAVAGYNRSFGSDGPPCCYEDIDHCSLILLIGTNTAECHPVLFDRIKKRKRNVNDNLKVIVIDPRETETSSIADFYLQISSGTDLFLLIGIANYLYKNQLTDQNFIDKSTESYFDFVKHIQKWDLIKISEICNISEKTIIDIAKLWGESKNVLSLWSMGLNQRQEGTAAVNGLINLHLMTGQIGKEGSGPFSLTGQPNAMGGREAGGLSHLLPGYRFVKNKIDRNEIEKIWGFPEGKISAKQGLSAFEQIEAIKKGSVKIWWIAATNPLVSMPNLNFVKKALSKCPLIILNESYEQSESIKYAHLVLPAAQWSEKDGVMTNSERRVTLCPSFRESNKNSKPDWQIFAELGQKIGYFKQFEYESSSEVYDEFLKTTTKRLCDMSGLSYQLLKNHGPQQWPYPKGSVPSKSSKRLYEDGHFPTETGKANFCIDDPIGLAEPPSDEYPLILTIGRYLSQWHTMTRTSKVQKLTKKNPEPLLEINSKDALSLKIKNDEIVKIKSKRGEVQAKVQITDKIKAGTVFLPMHWGFSQKNMCEVNSLMHEKSCPISKQPELKACAVIIVPN, from the coding sequence ATGAATTTTACTAAAAGTCAATGCCCATATTGCGGTGTTGGCTGTGGTTTAAAAATGAAGCCTAAAAGTTCTGTTTCTGATGATAAATGGTTAGTAAGTGGAGATAGGGATAGTCCTTCAACTCAAGGTAAATTGTGCGTAAAAGGAGCAACAGTTTGTGAGACCCTAAAAGATGGGAGATTAAAAGTACCACTTTACAGGGAAAATTTAAATAAAGAATTTAAAGAAATTTCCTGGGACGAATCATACGAAATTCTGAAAGAGAATATTTTGAGTTCTATAAAGAATTATGGACCTGATTCAATAGCTATGTATGGCTCAGGTCAATTTCATACTGAAGATTATTACGTAGCCCAAAAGCTTCTCAAGGGAGCAATAGGCACAAATAATTTTGATGCTAATTCAAGACTATGCATGAGCTCAGCAGTAGCTGGATATAACAGAAGTTTTGGCTCTGATGGCCCTCCTTGTTGTTATGAAGATATTGATCATTGCTCTTTAATTTTATTAATAGGGACAAATACTGCAGAATGTCATCCCGTTCTTTTTGATCGAATTAAAAAACGTAAAAGAAACGTAAATGATAATTTAAAAGTAATAGTAATCGATCCAAGAGAAACAGAAACTTCATCCATAGCAGATTTTTACTTACAAATTTCTTCTGGAACAGATCTTTTTTTATTAATTGGGATTGCGAATTATCTTTATAAGAATCAATTAACTGATCAAAATTTCATTGATAAGTCGACCGAAAGCTATTTTGATTTTGTAAAACATATACAAAAATGGGATTTAATAAAAATAAGTGAAATTTGCAATATATCCGAGAAAACAATTATTGATATTGCAAAATTATGGGGAGAAAGTAAAAATGTTTTAAGTCTCTGGTCGATGGGTTTGAATCAAAGGCAAGAGGGTACAGCAGCAGTAAATGGGCTAATAAATCTTCATCTAATGACAGGCCAAATAGGCAAAGAAGGTTCTGGTCCTTTTTCCTTGACTGGCCAACCAAACGCTATGGGGGGGAGAGAAGCTGGTGGACTATCGCACCTTCTTCCAGGATATAGGTTTGTAAAAAATAAAATAGATAGGAATGAAATTGAAAAAATATGGGGGTTCCCTGAGGGAAAGATATCTGCAAAACAGGGTCTATCTGCATTTGAACAAATAGAAGCTATAAAAAAAGGATCTGTGAAAATTTGGTGGATTGCAGCTACAAACCCTTTGGTTAGCATGCCTAATTTAAACTTTGTAAAAAAAGCACTTTCAAAATGTCCTTTAATTATCCTCAACGAATCTTATGAACAAAGTGAATCAATTAAATATGCTCATCTAGTATTGCCCGCGGCTCAATGGAGCGAAAAAGATGGTGTTATGACAAATTCAGAAAGAAGAGTAACCCTTTGCCCATCTTTCAGAGAATCGAATAAAAATTCAAAACCAGATTGGCAAATATTTGCTGAATTAGGACAGAAGATAGGCTATTTCAAACAATTTGAATATGAATCTTCATCTGAAGTTTATGATGAATTTTTAAAAACGACTACAAAAAGATTATGCGATATGAGCGGATTATCATATCAATTATTAAAAAATCATGGTCCTCAACAATGGCCTTATCCTAAAGGCAGCGTACCTAGTAAATCTTCAAAAAGATTATATGAAGATGGTCATTTCCCAACTGAGACTGGCAAAGCAAATTTTTGTATTGATGATCCTATAGGGTTGGCTGAACCCCCTTCAGATGAGTACCCACTAATTTTGACAATTGGAAGATATCTAAGTCAATGGCATACAATGACAAGAACTTCTAAAGTTCAAAAACTTACAAAAAAGAATCCAGAACCGTTATTGGAAATTAATTCTAAAGATGCTTTATCTTTAAAAATCAAAAATGATGAAATAGTAAAAATTAAATCCAAAAGAGGGGAAGTTCAAGCAAAAGTTCAGATTACTGACAAAATTAAAGCAGGTACAGTTTTTTTACCAATGCATTGGGGTTTTAGTCAAAAAAATATGTGTGAAGTAAACTCTTTGATGCATGAGAAGTCATGCCCGATATCAAAACAACCAGAATTAAAAGCATGTGCAGTAATAATTGTTCCAAACTAG
- a CDS encoding molybdenum cofactor guanylyltransferase, which yields MEIKHKKFKAFILAGGKSSRMGFDKALIKHHEGGNWLTHKIKILNTLNLETFVITNHTSHSKEVDKRNNVGFISDAKPFDGPLTCIEQIFSSFKKNTKNILIIPIDMPNLNTKLIYSLIKSWEKNQNSAVVSHDGIFVQPLFGIYPLNEENHFKLKKKLSSGKKNFLGWVDQIPHKYFYANNGDLININSKREFLNMNNGT from the coding sequence ATGGAAATAAAACATAAAAAATTTAAGGCATTCATCTTGGCTGGTGGCAAGAGTTCAAGAATGGGGTTTGATAAAGCACTAATTAAACATCATGAAGGCGGAAATTGGCTTACTCATAAAATAAAAATATTAAATACTCTTAATTTGGAAACTTTTGTAATAACAAATCATACTTCTCATTCAAAAGAAGTTGATAAAAGAAATAATGTTGGGTTTATTTCAGATGCCAAACCCTTTGATGGCCCTTTAACTTGTATAGAACAAATTTTTTCATCTTTTAAAAAAAACACTAAAAATATCCTGATTATCCCAATCGATATGCCTAATTTGAATACAAAATTAATTTATTCACTTATTAAATCATGGGAAAAAAATCAAAATTCTGCGGTAGTATCCCATGATGGAATTTTTGTACAACCATTATTCGGTATTTATCCCCTCAATGAAGAAAATCATTTTAAATTAAAAAAAAAGTTATCCTCTGGAAAGAAAAACTTTCTTGGATGGGTTGATCAAATTCCCCATAAATATTTCTATGCAAACAATGGAGATTTAATTAATATAAATTCGAAGAGAGAATTTTTAAATATGAATAATGGGACTTAA
- a CDS encoding glycosyltransferase family 39 protein, with translation MISIFFKFKPLLKLLIFIPIIFYFGKRSLIAFDEGFYALQARWILDKGNWTIPLWFDEYVLDRTIGLQFLIAKSQQIFGRNIFWTYLPTTIAAIIMLFITFKLHEELIDKKFAFVSPLILSTTYVWFDYSHLATQDIIFSSLVTTGLFSLAKIKSRNNRIYIFLFGLWIGLAFMIKTFLVAVPLLSLLPYLFIKKNLFLTKFFWVGLIIGFIPFFIWMISINQYLDQNIIFYLFEKFNSLSNKNTFTNPFYYYFWNIPITFLPWSIFSIIGIIFNKPENKDQKFILIFFPLTFIILISLFSTKTPYYPLQISSILTLNSFLGIKYLFKSKNYKSIFIFLTSKIIPMFLITVAFLYYFFFKSITSFNFKENTYIFVGLILFGLSWSLLNNKTNFKNVLVILIIGPYLLTSLLLGSGLFTDRSKELRKTMEYVASLDLVKNQTIKVDKSGINNSDSQSKIIRIALQTPILGDGLKTINNLNTGELSWFNESSNKRINKNSYEILFKNDTLKPWILILKR, from the coding sequence ATGATTAGTATATTCTTTAAATTCAAACCTCTTTTAAAACTATTAATTTTTATCCCTATAATTTTTTATTTTGGCAAGAGAAGTTTAATTGCTTTTGATGAGGGATTTTATGCCCTTCAAGCCAGATGGATATTAGATAAGGGAAATTGGACAATTCCTTTGTGGTTTGACGAATATGTTTTGGATAGAACTATAGGATTACAATTTTTAATTGCAAAATCTCAACAAATCTTTGGGAGGAACATATTTTGGACATATTTACCAACAACAATTGCTGCAATAATAATGTTGTTTATAACTTTTAAATTACATGAAGAATTAATTGATAAAAAATTTGCATTTGTATCACCACTAATACTCTCAACTACTTATGTGTGGTTTGATTATTCTCACTTAGCTACTCAAGATATCATTTTTTCAAGTTTGGTTACGACTGGGTTATTTTCACTAGCAAAAATAAAAAGCAGAAATAATAGAATTTATATTTTCCTTTTTGGTCTTTGGATTGGTTTAGCTTTTATGATAAAGACTTTTCTGGTAGCGGTTCCACTTTTATCACTATTGCCATATTTATTTATAAAAAAGAACTTATTTTTAACAAAATTTTTCTGGGTGGGATTAATAATTGGCTTTATTCCTTTTTTTATTTGGATGATATCTATAAACCAATATTTAGATCAAAATATTATTTTTTATTTATTTGAAAAATTTAATAGTCTTTCAAATAAAAATACTTTTACTAACCCTTTCTATTATTATTTTTGGAATATCCCAATAACATTCTTACCTTGGAGTATTTTCTCAATTATTGGAATTATATTTAATAAACCAGAAAATAAAGATCAAAAATTTATTTTAATATTTTTTCCTTTAACTTTTATAATTTTAATCAGCCTTTTTTCTACAAAAACACCCTACTACCCCTTACAAATATCTTCGATATTGACTCTAAATAGTTTTTTAGGAATCAAATACTTATTTAAATCTAAAAATTATAAGTCAATTTTTATTTTTTTAACTTCAAAAATAATTCCAATGTTTCTAATTACCGTAGCTTTCTTGTATTATTTTTTCTTCAAAAGCATTACTAGTTTTAACTTTAAGGAAAATACATATATTTTTGTAGGATTAATTTTGTTTGGATTAAGTTGGTCTTTACTAAATAATAAAACTAATTTCAAGAATGTTTTAGTAATTCTGATAATTGGTCCCTATTTGCTCACTTCATTGCTTTTGGGATCAGGATTATTCACTGACAGATCTAAAGAATTAAGAAAAACTATGGAATACGTTGCATCTCTTGATCTTGTCAAGAATCAAACTATTAAAGTTGATAAAAGTGGAATTAATAATAGTGATTCACAATCAAAAATCATCCGAATTGCTTTACAAACTCCTATTCTTGGAGATGGGTTGAAAACTATTAACAATTTAAATACTGGAGAATTATCTTGGTTTAACGAATCTTCAAATAAAAGAATCAACAAAAATTCATACGAAATTTTATTTAAAAATGATACTTTAAAACCATGGATATTAATCTTAAAAAGATGA
- a CDS encoding nitrate reductase associated protein: MVNSQSNHYFNFEDDFIKDLRCIPLCVRRKLDLIGIKLKLTHWQDFNLIEKNKIVDWPDSKNDLFDLKIFLKEITSNSKYGEAKEIEISINQPWQNKNKVPDQVLKSALARGINISVEKWSNLNELDRFAFCKLVRPSHEHNNLDRAFDEILK; this comes from the coding sequence TTGGTTAACAGTCAATCAAATCATTATTTTAATTTCGAGGATGATTTTATTAAAGATTTAAGATGCATTCCTTTATGTGTAAGAAGGAAACTTGATTTAATTGGAATTAAATTAAAACTTACTCATTGGCAAGATTTTAATTTAATTGAAAAAAATAAGATAGTTGATTGGCCAGATTCAAAAAACGATCTTTTTGATTTAAAAATTTTTTTGAAAGAAATTACATCCAATTCAAAATATGGAGAAGCAAAAGAAATAGAAATTTCAATTAATCAACCTTGGCAAAATAAAAATAAAGTTCCTGACCAAGTTCTAAAATCGGCACTAGCAAGGGGAATTAATATTTCTGTTGAAAAATGGAGCAATTTAAACGAACTAGATAGATTTGCTTTTTGCAAATTAGTTAGACCCAGTCATGAACACAACAATTTGGATAGAGCATTTGATGAGATTCTAAAATAA
- a CDS encoding NarK family nitrate/nitrite MFS transporter, translating to MLSDVWSLNGRYRTLHLTWFAFFLTFVVWFNLAPLATTVKADLGLSVAQIRTVAICNVALTIPGRVLIGMLLDKFGPRKTYSTILIFSVVPCLLFASAQDFNQLVIARLLLSIVGAGFVIGIRMVSEWFPPKEIGLAEGIYGGWGNFGSAFSALSLVAVAGFLSFSGGFEFPTGAVLNWRGAIVLTGIISFVYGIIYFFSVTDTPPGKPYQRPAKTAGLEVTSIRDFWGLIGMNVPFAAILSVLCWRLQKVGFLTSSTYPIALLAVLAWFVFQTWGIVRTNIELLKGTKIYPKEDRYEFKQVAILELTYIVNFGSELAVVSMLPSFFEFTFDLPKAVAGILASCYAFVNLIARPAGGLISDRTGNRKNTMGFLTMGLGFGYLLMSLIKPGTFTGSAGILMAVFLTMLCSFFVQSGEGSTFALVPLVKKRVTGQIAGLVGAYGNVGAVTYLNIYSLLPLWMGGGKDPSPEIIAASNSAFFQVLGIAGLIVGFFCYFFLKEPQGSFADAYEGEKAENYV from the coding sequence ATGTTAAGTGATGTTTGGTCTTTGAATGGCAGATATAGAACTCTTCACCTCACCTGGTTTGCCTTTTTCCTTACTTTTGTTGTTTGGTTTAACCTCGCACCTCTTGCAACTACTGTTAAAGCCGATTTAGGTTTATCTGTCGCTCAAATTAGGACAGTAGCAATATGTAATGTTGCTTTAACTATTCCTGGCAGAGTTTTGATTGGAATGTTATTGGATAAATTTGGTCCAAGAAAAACTTACTCAACAATCTTGATATTTTCTGTAGTCCCATGTTTATTATTTGCTAGTGCGCAAGACTTCAATCAACTTGTAATTGCGAGATTGCTTTTATCAATAGTAGGAGCAGGTTTTGTTATCGGAATAAGAATGGTATCTGAATGGTTCCCTCCCAAAGAAATTGGATTAGCTGAGGGAATATATGGAGGATGGGGAAATTTTGGATCTGCTTTTTCTGCGCTTTCTCTTGTTGCCGTAGCTGGATTCTTGTCTTTTTCAGGAGGTTTTGAGTTTCCAACTGGAGCCGTACTGAATTGGAGAGGAGCTATTGTTCTTACAGGAATTATTTCTTTTGTTTATGGAATTATTTATTTCTTTAGTGTGACTGACACACCTCCAGGAAAACCCTACCAAAGGCCTGCAAAAACAGCTGGTTTAGAAGTAACGAGTATAAGAGATTTCTGGGGTTTAATTGGAATGAATGTTCCATTCGCAGCAATTCTTTCAGTACTATGTTGGAGACTTCAGAAGGTAGGTTTTCTAACTTCTTCTACTTATCCAATAGCTTTGCTTGCAGTATTGGCTTGGTTTGTTTTTCAGACTTGGGGAATTGTAAGGACAAATATTGAATTGTTGAAAGGAACTAAAATTTACCCTAAAGAAGATAGATATGAATTCAAACAAGTAGCTATTTTGGAATTAACTTACATAGTAAATTTTGGTTCTGAATTGGCAGTAGTTTCTATGCTTCCTAGTTTCTTTGAATTTACTTTTGATTTACCTAAAGCTGTAGCTGGAATTTTGGCATCATGTTATGCATTTGTGAATTTAATAGCTAGACCTGCAGGAGGATTAATATCTGACAGAACAGGTAATAGAAAAAATACAATGGGATTCCTGACAATGGGATTAGGTTTTGGATATCTATTGATGTCTTTAATAAAACCTGGAACTTTTACAGGATCAGCAGGAATTCTTATGGCTGTATTTTTAACTATGCTCTGTTCATTTTTCGTTCAATCAGGAGAAGGTTCAACTTTTGCTTTAGTTCCCTTAGTTAAAAAAAGAGTAACAGGACAAATAGCTGGATTGGTTGGGGCTTATGGAAATGTTGGTGCGGTAACTTATCTAAATATTTATAGCCTTTTACCTTTATGGATGGGTGGAGGTAAAGATCCTTCTCCAGAAATAATTGCGGCTTCAAATAGTGCCTTCTTCCAAGTCTTAGGTATAGCAGGATTAATAGTTGGATTCTTCTGTTATTTCTTTTTAAAGGAACCTCAAGGATCATTCGCGGATGCTTATGAAGGCGAAAAAGCTGAAAATTACGTTTAA
- a CDS encoding AAA family ATPase: MSNNKKDPETQKIIAKEKTKKVSSDEYAISPFGTLYKTYKRTSIQKPANKQIKDKKREAKTITERLNSFDDEVDTFFKGNCEIQPKDRIVYLRDKAKNLGLNLRDNEIRAKIWEGRKRSKGLVTMLAPDMEINAPQEVWLVEDLIMKSDTNLLIASPKVGKTTLVVDLIGKWSRGVEDSYLGKKFIGKCPSIFIVGTDMPRSRWLPLLNRFGLAEQTGKDKWKLLNPIIGLFTQNESLHLDDSGLSRIGELVSKNEGCLLLIDSYSKVVAPLGLKESDASFAGPIGDLQEVVAPFGVTTIVIHHSGKQSLGSGAVIASRGSTALPAAVSQVINLKWFNRDENRQDKRILLETEGRGMSLEAIILQTQYGFESDGDATDVIERHKEKEKIARLQDTQAEVFEEVKDRRPLETTSGDIKKALKIGDRSALRSLRALERKGLLISETRRTDKGRCVVFKISPTIVLTD; the protein is encoded by the coding sequence ATGAGTAACAACAAAAAAGATCCAGAAACACAAAAAATAATAGCTAAAGAAAAAACTAAAAAAGTTAGCTCAGACGAATACGCCATTAGTCCTTTTGGCACTTTGTATAAAACTTATAAAAGAACAAGTATTCAAAAGCCAGCTAATAAACAAATTAAAGATAAGAAAAGGGAAGCAAAAACAATCACTGAAAGGTTAAATTCATTTGACGACGAAGTAGATACCTTTTTTAAAGGTAATTGTGAAATTCAACCAAAGGACAGAATAGTTTACTTAAGGGATAAAGCGAAAAATCTTGGATTAAATCTAAGAGATAACGAAATCAGAGCAAAGATTTGGGAAGGTCGTAAACGATCTAAAGGACTTGTGACAATGCTTGCTCCAGATATGGAAATAAATGCACCACAAGAGGTTTGGTTAGTTGAGGATTTAATAATGAAATCCGATACAAACCTTCTTATTGCTTCTCCTAAAGTTGGAAAAACTACTTTAGTTGTTGACTTGATTGGCAAATGGAGTCGAGGCGTTGAAGATTCCTATTTGGGTAAAAAGTTTATTGGTAAGTGTCCTTCGATTTTTATTGTTGGGACTGACATGCCCAGGTCAAGGTGGTTACCACTTCTGAATAGATTTGGTCTCGCAGAACAAACAGGCAAAGATAAATGGAAATTATTAAACCCGATAATTGGCTTATTTACACAAAATGAATCATTGCATCTTGATGATTCTGGATTATCTCGTATTGGAGAATTAGTCAGCAAAAATGAGGGATGTTTATTGTTGATAGATAGTTACTCAAAAGTTGTTGCACCTCTCGGACTTAAAGAATCTGACGCCAGTTTTGCTGGCCCAATTGGAGATCTTCAAGAGGTTGTGGCGCCTTTTGGAGTAACTACAATTGTCATTCACCACAGTGGCAAACAAAGTTTAGGATCTGGTGCTGTGATAGCTTCAAGGGGTTCAACTGCTCTTCCGGCTGCAGTATCTCAAGTTATAAATTTAAAATGGTTTAATAGAGACGAAAATCGTCAGGATAAAAGAATACTTCTTGAAACTGAAGGTAGAGGAATGTCTTTAGAGGCAATAATTTTGCAGACTCAATATGGTTTTGAATCTGATGGAGATGCAACTGATGTCATTGAAAGGCACAAAGAAAAAGAAAAAATAGCACGATTACAAGACACTCAAGCTGAGGTATTTGAAGAGGTGAAAGATAGGAGACCTCTAGAAACAACTTCTGGTGACATTAAAAAGGCTTTAAAGATTGGTGATAGGTCTGCTCTCAGGTCATTAAGAGCATTAGAAAGAAAGGGTTTATTAATAAGCGAAACCAGAAGAACTGATAAAGGTAGATGCGTAGTTTTTAAAATATCACCAACAATTGTCTTAACTGACTAG